One region of Planctomycetota bacterium genomic DNA includes:
- a CDS encoding inositol monophosphatase, with translation MFLAFAVKTARRAGHLLNSLQPSFRQARTKATELDLVTKADGLSEKLIISNITRKFPNHKILAEEQYCNSKSSGYCVGKSDFTWVIDPLDGTTNYSHQFPIYCVSIALVKGNKTILGVVYNPNLDEMFYASPGQGAYLNGKRIRVSKVDTLNRGLLCTGFPYIIRQHPGDNFRNFQRFCLTAQAIRRAGSAALDLCYLAAGRFDGFWERELKPWDTAAGALIVVEAGGKISDFKGGKYNLFAHREILGSNGLIHKQMIKVINNP, from the coding sequence ATGTTTTTAGCCTTTGCCGTCAAAACCGCCCGCCGGGCCGGCCATTTGCTCAACTCACTGCAACCTTCTTTCAGGCAGGCCAGGACCAAGGCGACTGAACTTGACCTGGTCACCAAGGCCGACGGACTGTCTGAAAAACTTATTATTAGCAACATCACGAGGAAATTCCCCAATCACAAAATACTGGCTGAGGAACAGTATTGCAATAGTAAATCATCCGGCTATTGTGTTGGCAAATCTGATTTTACCTGGGTGATTGACCCGCTGGACGGCACCACCAACTATTCGCATCAATTCCCGATTTATTGCGTCTCCATAGCGCTGGTTAAAGGTAATAAAACTATCTTGGGTGTCGTTTATAATCCCAATTTGGATGAGATGTTTTATGCCTCACCCGGCCAGGGCGCATATCTGAACGGTAAGCGCATCCGTGTGTCAAAGGTTGATACCCTGAACCGGGGTTTGCTCTGCACCGGATTTCCTTATATCATCCGGCAGCATCCGGGCGATAATTTCCGCAACTTCCAGCGGTTCTGTCTGACCGCCCAGGCCATCCGCCGGGCCGGTTCTGCCGCGCTTGACCTGTGCTATCTGGCTGCCGGACGCTTTGACGGGTTCTGGGAACGGGAGCTTAAGCCCTGGGACACGGCCGCCGGCGCGCTGATTGTTGTTGAAGCCGGCGGCAAGATAAGCGATTTCAAGGGCGGAAAATATAACCTGTTCGCGCACCGTGAAATACTGGGAAGCAACGGCCTGATACATAAGCAGATGATTAAAGTAATTAATAACCCGTAA
- a CDS encoding helix-turn-helix domain-containing protein, producing MPFPHVFIKLTDQERNTVAKELTAFSIKGKFKKRKALQVLWLSDQGFTFQSIGQRLNYSYIRVRQLIYLYRKQGLKPFLSP from the coding sequence ATGCCATTCCCGCACGTATTTATTAAATTGACTGACCAGGAACGGAATACTGTTGCTAAAGAACTGACCGCATTCAGTATTAAAGGAAAGTTTAAGAAACGCAAGGCGTTGCAGGTGCTTTGGCTTTCAGACCAGGGATTCACCTTCCAGTCAATTGGCCAGCGGCTAAACTACTCTTATATCAGGGTTCGGCAGTTGATTTATTTGTACCGGAAGCAAGGATTAAAACCCTTCCTCTCGCCATGA
- a CDS encoding FAD-binding protein, producing MKQGIYNQLKDIIDPKRVFDSPEARIASSYDASRKQHLPDVIVNPINTKEISEVLKLAYANGIPVYTRGAASSVTGSAVPIKGGIVLDSSLMNRIIEINPINLTATVEPGVIVADFQTEVEKLNLFYPPDPASAEFCTLGGNIATGAGGLRCIKYGTTRDYVLGLEVVLADGRIINTGKGTLKRVSGYDLTRLMVGSEGTLGVFTRINLKLIPRPQAQSTIAAFFADSEQAIRFSIDLLNKGILPRALEYMDATSLKSVAKYKPELQVPSDAQAMLLIELDGAPNDVDEHTGQVRKLLHDAGPIMSKRAISEKEAAYLWSIRKSLSAALFSITAQKVSEDICVPRSAISDILKVIAEIEASSGIPIATFGHLGDGNFHVNFLISSKEHENQLPSALNRLFTRTIELDGTLSGEHGIGLTKAKYFPLEWGPDEMSIFKQVKQLFDPKNILNPGKIFG from the coding sequence ATGAAACAGGGTATATACAATCAACTCAAGGATATCATAGACCCCAAGCGGGTCTTTGATTCACCCGAGGCGCGGATTGCCTCGTCCTACGACGCCTCGCGCAAACAGCATCTGCCTGATGTCATTGTCAATCCTATCAACACCAAGGAGATTTCGGAAGTGCTCAAGCTGGCCTATGCCAACGGAATCCCGGTCTATACCCGGGGCGCGGCGTCGTCGGTGACCGGCTCGGCTGTGCCGATTAAGGGAGGGATTGTTCTTGATTCATCGCTGATGAACCGCATCATTGAGATAAATCCGATTAATCTGACGGCCACGGTTGAACCGGGCGTGATAGTGGCTGATTTCCAGACCGAGGTGGAGAAGCTTAATCTGTTCTATCCGCCTGACCCGGCCAGCGCCGAGTTCTGCACCCTGGGCGGCAATATCGCCACCGGCGCCGGCGGCTTGCGCTGTATCAAATACGGCACCACCCGTGATTATGTCCTCGGACTTGAAGTTGTGTTAGCCGACGGACGGATTATCAATACCGGCAAGGGCACGTTAAAACGCGTTTCCGGCTATGACCTGACCCGGCTGATGGTCGGCTCGGAAGGCACGCTGGGCGTATTTACCAGAATCAACCTGAAACTTATTCCCAGGCCACAGGCCCAGTCAACCATTGCCGCTTTCTTTGCCGATTCTGAACAGGCAATCCGGTTCAGCATTGACCTGTTGAATAAAGGCATTCTGCCCCGGGCGCTGGAATATATGGACGCTACGTCCCTGAAATCAGTGGCAAAATACAAGCCGGAATTGCAGGTTCCGTCTGATGCCCAAGCCATGCTCCTGATTGAACTGGATGGTGCGCCCAATGATGTGGACGAGCACACCGGCCAGGTCCGCAAACTCCTGCATGATGCCGGGCCGATTATGTCCAAGCGGGCCATCAGCGAAAAAGAGGCCGCCTATCTCTGGTCCATCCGCAAGTCCCTCTCCGCGGCCCTGTTCTCCATCACCGCCCAGAAGGTCAGTGAGGATATCTGCGTGCCCCGAAGCGCGATATCCGATATTCTCAAGGTTATTGCAGAGATAGAAGCGTCGTCCGGCATACCCATTGCCACCTTCGGGCATCTGGGTGATGGCAATTTCCACGTAAACTTTCTTATTTCATCCAAGGAACACGAGAATCAACTCCCGTCAGCGCTGAATCGATTATTCACTAGAACCATTGAATTAGACGGCACGCTCTCAGGCGAGCACGGTATCGGGCTGACCAAGGCCAAATATTTCCCGCTGGAATGGGGCCCGGATGAGATGTCCATATTCAAACAGGTAAAACAACTCTTTGACCCGAAGAATATCCTAAACCCGGGGAAGATATTTGGTTAA
- a CDS encoding HEAT repeat domain-containing protein, whose amino-acid sequence MKRLMLIYCVMAILLLGCDKQDSNPSSASQNTANSKRDVFIKELISAIKTDSTDFMQLGEEKDTPAQCLHQLWAIEILGDIYAKEAAPELIKLLKRRPDYHTTHSLIYTLVKLEAKEAMPDIVNLFNDKDVASPNDILYAISVLGYDQVIPELIESIKAGDWRAAEAIIKINNKAYVPELMNMLNDKDANVRRTCASTLGYLGDKRAIPALIKLLKDEEDVKAAAVISLVKLEAKEAMPEIDNLLNGELYRLRQTINNVKNDMAKKNIDDIPSAEKLTELCRKSKLIFVGRIKMLVPTEYGYEVGYQTALYSKEEVLKGNWGEIYIPVNHLIAGGKTELHGFLNPARFYVGAKVIVLAGRSKPGWWPKIEYKEYKIETDEFVIPATFNEDYGVMPYSAKLEDMIKAVIDGSNVTIEPK is encoded by the coding sequence ATGAAAAGATTAATGTTGATTTATTGCGTAATGGCTATTCTTTTATTGGGTTGCGACAAGCAGGATAGTAACCCTTCTTCGGCCAGTCAAAACACCGCTAACAGTAAACGTGACGTTTTTATAAAAGAATTGATTAGTGCGATAAAAACAGATTCAACCGATTTCATGCAGCTGGGAGAAGAAAAAGATACTCCGGCTCAATGCTTGCATCAATTGTGGGCTATTGAGATTTTAGGCGACATATATGCTAAAGAGGCGGCTCCGGAATTGATTAAATTGCTTAAACGACGCCCCGACTATCATACAACTCATTCACTGATTTATACACTAGTCAAGTTGGAAGCAAAGGAAGCAATGCCAGACATAGTTAATCTGTTTAACGATAAAGATGTGGCGTCGCCAAATGATATTCTTTATGCAATCAGTGTTCTTGGATATGATCAGGTAATCCCGGAATTGATAGAGTCAATTAAGGCTGGTGACTGGAGGGCCGCCGAGGCGATTATTAAGATTAACAACAAAGCGTATGTGCCGGAACTTATGAATATGCTGAACGATAAGGATGCTAATGTGCGCCGGACCTGCGCCTCAACTCTTGGTTATCTCGGCGATAAAAGGGCCATTCCGGCTTTGATTAAGTTACTTAAGGATGAAGAGGACGTCAAGGCGGCCGCTGTTATTTCTTTGGTGAAACTTGAGGCGAAAGAAGCGATGCCCGAAATAGATAATCTGCTCAATGGTGAATTATATCGTCTTAGGCAAACAATTAATAATGTTAAGAACGATATGGCGAAAAAGAATATTGATGATATTCCTTCGGCCGAGAAACTCACGGAATTATGCCGTAAGTCAAAGCTAATATTTGTCGGACGGATAAAAATGCTTGTTCCTACAGAATATGGATATGAAGTTGGTTATCAAACGGCTTTATATTCTAAAGAGGAAGTGTTAAAAGGTAATTGGGGAGAGATATATATACCCGTGAACCACCTTATCGCTGGCGGAAAAACGGAACTGCATGGATTTCTTAATCCGGCAAGGTTCTACGTTGGCGCAAAGGTCATTGTCCTAGCCGGAAGGAGTAAGCCCGGATGGTGGCCTAAAATAGAATATAAGGAATACAAGATTGAGACGGATGAGTTTGTTATCCCGGCTACTTTTAATGAAGATTATGGCGTAATGCCTTACTCTGCAAAACTGGAAGATATGATTAAGGCTGTTATAGATGGATCTAATGTTACTATTGAACCGAAGTAA